The following coding sequences lie in one Sorex araneus isolate mSorAra2 chromosome 4, mSorAra2.pri, whole genome shotgun sequence genomic window:
- the IL4R gene encoding interleukin-4 receptor subunit alpha — translation MGLLSSGLPFPMGCLVLVWTAGAGCVEVLGEPTCVSDYLNTSTCHWGMDRATNCSAELRLSYWSDWQDSEKPENYTCVPENRASAECECILQMEEAIVASETYLLELWAGSRLLRNWSFIPYLHVKPRAPGHLLLHGNVSHAWLLTWSNPYQPDHMLYSELTYLVNITNDHDPADTRVFDVNYKDTALHFRASALRPGAAYSARVRARAPSYDSAWSDWSDPVSWQNYYEPPWEQRLQLGVSVSCTLILFVCVSCYFSILKIKKEWWDQIPSPARSPLMAIVTQDPQGSVWGKPCPRQEAATRPHWKTCLAKLLPCFLEHGQEGDEAATKGSSNGPGRGPGGSAWQPLEASRTVLWPERISVVQCVELARAEEPREEPPEDPLEDPLEEVEGSSSGAFLDSRKDIADRLTESLFLGLLGADPGVLAPPEAPPEASCPGEGRPFSSGSGSEPAAAGPACPQRPAAVSDNPAYRSFQQCLQDGGRPEDPGGPPPSCPQPPPPPEPETWQQSLQRAPPSGYRAFLQAVEQGAAQGSAVAGPAPAGAGAAGQAGYRALSSLDPRGPPGAQDSCSGGGYRPFASLAPGTRADPVPLLTFGLDLGPPPGPGHSTPLPGGGAPQPGKGAPLPEPDPEPLRGELGGGVVYSALTCHLCGHLKQCHGQEDRAKAPVVASGPCCGCCCCGDKSSPPGSPLPPESGLSSEEGGFPQLPTAPTCLSTS, via the exons ATGGGGCTGCTGAGCTCGGGCCTCCCCTTCCCCATGGGCTGCCTGGTGCTCGTGTGGACGGCAGGTGCAG GGTGCGTGGAGGTCCTGGGCGAGCCCACCTGCGTCTCCGACTACCTCAACACCTCCACCTGCCACTGGGGGATGGACCGAGCCACCAACTGCAGCGCCGAGCTCCGCCTGTCTTACTGGTCTGACTGGCAGGACTCCGAGAAGCCTGA GAACTACACGTGCGTGCCCGAGAACAGGGCCAGCGCCGAGTGCGAGTGCATCCTGCAGATGGAGGAGGCCATCGTGGCCTCGGAGACCTACCTGCTGGAGCTGTGGGCCGGCAGCCGCCTGCTGCGGAACTGGTCCTTCATCCCCTACCTGCATG TGAAGCCCAGGGCGCCCGGCCACCTGCTGCTTCACGGCAACGTCTCCCACGCGTGGCTGCTGACGTGGAGCAACCCCTACCAGCCCGATCACATGCTGTACTCGGAGCTCACCTACCTGGTCAACATCACCAACGACCATGACCCTGCCGAC aCCAGGGTCTTCGACGTGAACTACAAGGACACGGCCCTGCACTTCCGGGCCAGCGCCCTGAGGCCCGGGGCCGCCTACAGCGCCCGGGTGCGAGCCCGCGCCCCCAGCTACGACAGCGCCTGGAGCGACTGGAGCGACCCCGTTTCCTGGCAGAACT acTACGAGCCCCCCTGGGAGCAGCGCCTGCAGCTGGGCGTCAGCGTCTCTTGCACCCTCATCCTGTTCGTCTGCGTGTCCTGCTACTTCAGCATCCTCAA GATTAAGAAGGAATGGTGGGACCAGATCCCCAGCCCGGCCCGCAGCCCCCTCATGGCCATCGTGACCCAGGACCCCCAG GGGTCCGTGTGGGGGAAGCCGTGCCCGCGCCAGGAAGCCGCCACGCGCCC GCACTGGAAGACCTGCCTCGCCAAGCTCCTGCCCTGCTTCctggagcacggccaggaggggGACGAGGCCGCCACCAAGGGGAGCAGCAACGGGCCCGGGCGGGGCCCCGGCGGGTCGGCGTGGCAGCCCCTGGAGGCCAGCAGGACGGTGCTGTGGCCGGAGCGCATCAGCGTGGTGCAGTGCGTGGAGCTGGCCCGGGCGGAGGAGCCGCGGGAGGAGCCGCCGGAGGACCCCCTGGAGGACCccctggaggaggtggaggggagcAGCTCCGGAGCCTTCCTGGACAGCAGGAAGGACATCGCCGACCGGCTGACGGAGAGTCTGTTCTTGGGCCTGCTCGGGGCCGACCCCGGGGTGCTGGCACCCCCGGAGGCACCCCCGGAGGCGTCGTGCCCGGGCGAGGGCCGGCCCTTCAGCTCCGGCTCCGGGTCCGAGCCCGCGGCGGCCGGACCAGCCTGCCCCCAGAGGCCCGCAGCCGTGTCCGACAACCCGGCCTACCGCAGCTTCCAGCAGTGCCTGCAGGACGGGGGGCGGCCCGAGGACCCCGGGgggcccccaccctcctgcccgcagccgccgcccccgccggagCCTGAAACCTGGCAGCAGAGTCTGCAGCGCGCGCCCCCCAGCGGCTACCGGGCGTTCCTGCAGGCGGTGGAGCAGGGCGCCGCGCAGGGCAGCGCCGTGGCCGGACCCGCGCCGGCCGGAGCCGGAGCCGCAGGCCAGGCCGGCTACCGGGCCCTCTCCAGCCTGGACCCGCGCGGGCCCCCCGGGGCGCAGGACAGCTGCAGCGGCGGGGGCTACAGGCCCTTCGCGAGCCTGGCGCCCGGCACCCGCGCGGACCCCGTCCCCCTGCTCACCTTTGGACTGGACCTGGGCCCACCCCCCGGGCCTGGGCACTCAACGCCGCTGCCCGGAGGCGGCGCCCCCCAGCCAGGAAAGGGAGCACCCCTCCCAGAGCCGGACCCGGAGCCCCTCCGGGGCGAGCTGGGCGGCGGCGTGGTCTACTCTGCGCTCACCTGCCACCTGTGTGGGCACCTGAAGCAGTGTCACGGGCAGGAGGACCGGGCCAAGGCCCCCGTGGTGGCCAGCGGCCCCTgctgcggctgctgctgctgcggagACAAGTCTTCCCCCCcaggcagccccctgcccccggaGTCCGGCCTGTCCTCAGAGGAGGGAGGGTTCCCGCAGCTCCCCACGGCCCCCACGTGCCTGAGCACGTCCTAG